A portion of the uncultured Draconibacterium sp. genome contains these proteins:
- a CDS encoding DUF4175 family protein: MTENFNILVNKLNAFRFKYGLYKLVRGAALVFVLLITLYTVFSVIEYYIYLSSLTRKVIFYGFLIFGSLISLQFILIPLFRLLHILKPIDLKSSTKLIQKHFGEIKDKLLNIIELSDLHEKKYSNELLVASIDQKIDELKVFNFNEAIEYKNVRIVSIYLIISVLIASGILLSNKSIFTESTNRLVHYNQQFIKPAPFTFNIQNQNLKAKKGDPFTVKVIAEGEEIPQIVYINIEGNNYLMKTTESGYYQFEMASVINPVTFYFTDLKYKSDSYSLQLLPKPGINSFRISTNPPAYTLTDNQMLDNVGDLQVPCGTIVKWQFNGVDVDSLFLQFDDSTQVTAELTDRGFELQKTMLESAGYNVFIKNKITEPELALSYRIDVIPDIFPEIEVLRIEDSTRLTRFFFKGVIGDDYGFSSLKFHYNINNEDTTIALPVSKNLSDQEFYYSYDFNDIENEGPVSYYFSVSDNDVINGFKTTTSNSYSFTFPDKEELLANEKEQFENIEKMVAESQELAKDIQNDLQNLQIKNMDTNTSEWEKSQMVNDIVQKQNQLEKLYDKIKQDNEKLNNYLNSFQDNSQEIVEKQKQIEDLLEEVFTDELRELMEEFNKLAEEFDSKKLNELSRDMNVTMDDLQKQLDRNLEMLKKFKVEQKLQQLTDEMQEMAIQEEQMAQEVSEDKNYEEISEKVSEHQENLKDLQNRLKETLDMNKELEEPVGFDDFDEEFEEMQKSTEESKENLEKKNRKKSSQSIQKTSEQMKNAAFAMQQMLDMNSMQQNQENIQNLRQILSNLILLSFNQEDVLTGLGGISAKDPRLNELNRKQKQIEDQSRIVRDSLYTLAMRTPQISSMINNEIVDMEINLTKAGEELEEALFPQARSSQQFVIAATNNLALLLNESLEQLEKQQANAQPGDQQCENPGGQGSNGMQNLKESSESIKQQLQKMIDQMKNGNSQGLSKQMGQSLMQHEMMQQMLRDLMNNGQVGSQAQETFKKIDEMLEQNRKELMNKSINAETIARQNLITTRLLEAEKAEMEREFEDKRESESADEFYSNPVKFFEYKERENFSIEYLNRNSNTLSNFYNKKYKNYLNEIQNQSEE; this comes from the coding sequence ATGACAGAAAATTTCAACATACTTGTTAATAAACTAAATGCGTTTAGGTTTAAATACGGGTTGTACAAGTTGGTAAGAGGGGCAGCTTTGGTTTTTGTATTGTTAATTACCTTATACACAGTGTTCTCTGTTATTGAATATTACATTTACTTATCGTCGTTAACACGTAAAGTTATCTTCTATGGTTTTCTAATTTTTGGAAGTTTAATTAGTCTGCAGTTTATATTAATTCCCTTATTTCGTTTACTGCACATTTTAAAACCCATTGATTTAAAATCTTCAACCAAACTCATTCAAAAGCATTTTGGAGAAATTAAAGATAAATTACTGAATATTATTGAGTTATCTGATTTACATGAGAAAAAGTATTCTAATGAACTATTAGTAGCCAGTATTGATCAGAAAATTGATGAATTAAAAGTATTTAATTTCAATGAAGCAATTGAATACAAAAATGTTAGAATTGTTTCTATATATTTAATAATCAGTGTTTTAATAGCTTCCGGAATATTATTATCGAATAAAAGCATATTTACCGAATCAACAAATCGTTTGGTACATTATAACCAGCAATTTATAAAGCCTGCTCCGTTTACCTTTAACATACAGAACCAAAATTTAAAGGCAAAAAAGGGTGATCCGTTTACAGTAAAAGTTATAGCCGAAGGAGAAGAGATACCACAGATTGTTTACATTAATATTGAAGGAAATAATTACTTGATGAAGACAACTGAAAGCGGTTATTATCAATTTGAAATGGCTTCAGTAATTAATCCTGTTACATTTTATTTTACTGATTTAAAATATAAATCAGATAGTTATTCCTTGCAGTTATTACCAAAACCCGGCATTAATTCGTTTCGTATTTCTACTAACCCTCCTGCTTATACTTTAACTGATAATCAGATGCTTGACAATGTTGGAGATTTGCAGGTTCCATGTGGAACAATTGTAAAATGGCAATTTAATGGAGTGGATGTTGATTCGTTATTTCTTCAATTTGACGATTCAACACAAGTTACAGCAGAACTTACTGATAGAGGTTTCGAATTGCAAAAAACGATGTTAGAATCAGCCGGTTATAATGTTTTCATCAAAAACAAAATTACTGAACCTGAATTGGCACTGTCATATCGTATTGATGTGATACCTGATATTTTTCCTGAGATTGAAGTTCTGAGAATAGAAGACTCAACACGTTTAACACGATTCTTTTTTAAAGGTGTAATTGGCGACGATTATGGTTTCTCGAGTTTAAAATTTCATTATAACATAAACAACGAAGATACAACGATTGCACTTCCGGTATCAAAAAATTTAAGCGACCAGGAATTTTACTACAGCTACGATTTTAATGATATTGAAAATGAAGGACCGGTTTCATACTATTTTTCAGTGTCGGATAATGACGTTATAAATGGCTTTAAAACAACCACATCAAACAGTTATAGTTTTACTTTTCCTGATAAAGAAGAACTTTTAGCTAACGAAAAAGAGCAGTTTGAAAATATTGAAAAAATGGTCGCTGAAAGTCAGGAACTGGCGAAAGACATACAAAACGATTTGCAGAATTTGCAAATAAAGAACATGGATACCAACACTTCAGAGTGGGAAAAATCGCAGATGGTAAACGATATTGTTCAGAAGCAAAATCAGCTTGAAAAGTTGTACGATAAAATTAAACAAGACAATGAAAAACTAAATAATTACCTCAATTCTTTTCAGGATAATTCGCAGGAAATTGTTGAAAAACAAAAGCAGATTGAGGACTTACTGGAAGAAGTTTTCACGGATGAGTTACGCGAATTAATGGAAGAATTTAATAAGCTGGCTGAAGAATTCGATAGTAAAAAGCTAAATGAATTGTCGCGTGATATGAACGTTACAATGGACGATTTGCAGAAGCAGCTTGACCGTAACCTGGAAATGCTTAAAAAGTTTAAAGTAGAACAAAAATTACAGCAACTTACTGATGAAATGCAGGAAATGGCCATACAAGAAGAACAAATGGCTCAGGAAGTAAGTGAAGACAAAAATTACGAGGAAATTAGCGAAAAGGTGTCGGAGCACCAGGAAAACCTGAAAGATCTGCAAAACCGGTTAAAAGAAACCCTTGACATGAACAAGGAATTGGAAGAACCGGTTGGTTTTGATGATTTTGATGAGGAATTTGAAGAAATGCAAAAAAGCACCGAAGAAAGCAAGGAGAATCTGGAAAAAAAGAACCGAAAAAAGTCAAGCCAGAGTATTCAGAAAACCTCGGAACAAATGAAAAATGCTGCTTTTGCTATGCAACAAATGCTCGACATGAACAGCATGCAGCAAAATCAGGAAAACATACAAAATCTACGACAGATTTTAAGTAACCTTATATTGTTATCGTTTAATCAGGAAGATGTGTTAACCGGCCTTGGTGGAATAAGTGCAAAGGATCCACGGCTTAATGAGTTAAATAGGAAACAAAAACAAATTGAAGATCAGAGCCGAATAGTACGGGATTCGTTGTATACTTTAGCAATGAGAACACCGCAGATTTCCAGTATGATAAATAACGAAATTGTTGATATGGAAATTAACCTTACAAAAGCTGGTGAGGAACTCGAAGAAGCCTTATTTCCACAGGCTCGCAGCAGTCAACAATTTGTAATTGCGGCCACCAATAATCTGGCACTTTTATTAAATGAATCGCTTGAGCAACTTGAAAAACAACAAGCAAACGCGCAGCCCGGAGATCAGCAATGCGAAAATCCGGGAGGACAGGGAAGTAACGGAATGCAGAATTTGAAGGAATCATCGGAGAGTATAAAACAGCAGTTACAGAAGATGATTGATCAAATGAAAAATGGTAATTCGCAAGGATTAAGTAAGCAAATGGGGCAGAGTTTAATGCAACACGAAATGATGCAACAAATGCTTCGCGATCTAATGAATAATGGTCAGGTGGGTAGTCAGGCACAAGAAACCTTCAAAAAGATTGATGAAATGCTGGAACAGAACCGTAAAGAATTGATGAATAAATCGATTAACGCCGAAACAATTGCTCGACAAAACCTGATTACCACAAGATTACTGGAAGCAGAAAAAGCCGAAATGGAACGTGAATTCGAAGATAAACGCGAGTCGGAAAGTGCAGATGAGTTCTATAGTAACCCTGTTAAGTTTTTCGAGTATAAGGAAAGAGAAAACTTCTCGATTGAATATTTAAATAGAAATTCGAATACATTAAGTAATTTTTACAACAAAAAATATAAAAACTATTTAAACGAAATACAAAACCAGAGTGAAGAGTAA
- a CDS encoding Rrf2 family transcriptional regulator gives MLSNTCKYALRALIYLGKFSKEDKRIGIKKISEDLGLSSPFLGKILQNLVKQKLLVSTKGPNGGFSLSRDASDISLWDIVIKVDGEEFFTNCLISLEPCKTHDPSKPLCPVHAQYEKLRQDITHFYKTTSLETVGKDIDKYEDLVKL, from the coding sequence ATGTTATCAAATACTTGCAAATATGCACTCAGAGCGTTGATTTATCTAGGTAAATTTTCGAAGGAAGACAAACGTATCGGAATCAAAAAAATTTCGGAAGATTTGGGTTTATCATCACCGTTTTTAGGAAAGATCCTGCAAAACCTGGTAAAACAAAAATTACTGGTTTCTACAAAAGGTCCGAATGGAGGTTTTTCACTTTCGCGTGATGCATCAGACATTTCGTTGTGGGACATTGTAATTAAAGTGGACGGCGAGGAGTTTTTCACTAACTGCCTCATTAGTTTAGAACCGTGTAAAACGCACGATCCGTCGAAACCACTTTGTCCGGTACATGCGCAATACGAAAAGTTACGCCAGGATATTACGCATTTTTACAAAACTACTTCGCTTGAAACAGTGGGAAAAGACATTGATAAATACGAAGATTTAGTTAAGCTCTGA
- the ruvB gene encoding Holliday junction branch migration DNA helicase RuvB: MEDDLDIRGNSYTDTEKEHDKRLRPLQFDDFSGQKQIVENLEIFVKAALLRGEALDHVLLHGPPGLGKTTLSNIIANELGVGIKITSGPVLDKPGDLAGLLTNLEENDVLFIDEIHRLSPIVEEYLYSAMEDFRIDIMIDKGPSARSVQIELNSFTLIGATTRSGLLTSPLRARFGINSHLEYYDGDILTQIVKRSAGILDVEISDEAAHEIAFRSRGTPRIVNSLLRRVRDFAQVKGDGTIDMDITRHALSALNIDKYGLDEMDNRILKAIIDKFKGGPVGITTIATAVGEDAGTIEEVYEPFLIKEGFIKRTPRGREVTDLAYKHLGRVRYGDSPSLF, from the coding sequence ATGGAAGATGATTTAGATATTAGGGGAAATTCATATACCGATACGGAAAAAGAGCATGACAAACGTTTACGCCCACTACAATTCGATGATTTTAGCGGCCAAAAACAAATTGTTGAAAACCTCGAAATTTTTGTAAAAGCAGCACTTTTACGCGGCGAAGCTTTGGATCATGTTCTTTTGCACGGTCCTCCGGGACTGGGTAAAACAACTTTATCGAATATTATTGCCAACGAACTGGGAGTTGGTATTAAAATCACTTCCGGCCCTGTACTGGATAAACCAGGCGATTTAGCCGGTTTATTAACCAATCTCGAAGAAAACGATGTTTTGTTTATCGACGAAATTCATCGCCTCTCTCCTATTGTTGAGGAATATTTGTATTCGGCTATGGAAGATTTCCGTATCGATATTATGATTGATAAAGGTCCGAGTGCACGTTCGGTACAAATCGAGCTGAATTCTTTTACGTTGATTGGAGCCACTACCCGATCGGGATTATTAACCTCGCCATTGCGGGCACGTTTTGGTATCAATTCGCACCTGGAGTATTATGACGGCGATATTTTAACGCAAATCGTTAAAAGGTCCGCTGGTATTCTTGATGTGGAGATAAGTGACGAGGCGGCTCATGAGATAGCTTTCCGAAGCCGTGGCACTCCACGAATCGTAAATTCATTGTTACGTCGTGTTCGCGATTTTGCACAGGTTAAAGGCGATGGAACCATCGATATGGATATTACTCGTCATGCCTTATCGGCATTAAACATCGATAAATACGGATTGGACGAAATGGATAACCGCATTTTAAAAGCTATAATCGATAAATTTAAAGGTGGACCGGTGGGAATTACAACCATTGCAACGGCTGTTGGCGAAGATGCCGGAACTATTGAAGAGGTGTACGAACCGTTTTTAATTAAAGAAGGTTTTATAAAACGGACTCCACGAGGAAGAGAAGTTACTGATTTGGCTTACAAACATTTGGGCCGCGTTCGGTATGGCGACTCCCCTAGCCTGTTTTAA
- a CDS encoding glutaminyl-peptide cyclotransferase codes for MKRNLFPLVLIFCLFVSFFSCSNKSNKRPRKPVSTVNIKPGKQMYTSGDKVTLDIKTRLRDGELKSVKVYYEGELLKESTELNFEIAGVELDQVGNTSFKVDAEKTDGLKNSLTKTINVISDIAPKQLTYQVIEKYPHLKTSYTQGLEYYNGYLYEGTGETGHSKLMKIDIKTGKPLQSIDMDEKYFGEGITLLNGKIYQLTYHAKKGFVYDLETFAVIDSFTYKSEQGWGLTNDGTNLIMSDGTNILTWLNPDDFSIVKTVQVANNRGNMNVLNELEYIDGIIYANIYTTNYIVKIDSKTGKVLEEINLEGLIDMYHQASDRIDVLNGIAYDAKNDRMFVTGKLWPMLFDVKFIEK; via the coding sequence ATGAAGCGTAACCTTTTCCCGTTAGTACTTATATTTTGTTTGTTTGTGAGCTTTTTTTCGTGTTCTAATAAATCGAATAAACGCCCACGTAAACCGGTGAGCACAGTAAACATTAAACCAGGCAAACAAATGTATACTTCGGGCGATAAAGTAACACTGGATATTAAAACCCGCTTACGTGACGGCGAATTGAAATCGGTAAAAGTTTATTACGAGGGAGAATTACTAAAGGAAAGCACCGAGCTTAATTTTGAAATTGCCGGTGTGGAGCTGGATCAGGTTGGAAACACCAGTTTTAAAGTAGACGCTGAAAAAACCGACGGATTAAAAAACAGCCTCACAAAAACGATTAATGTAATTTCAGATATAGCACCCAAACAACTGACTTACCAGGTAATTGAAAAATATCCGCATTTAAAAACTTCGTATACCCAGGGATTGGAATATTACAATGGTTATTTGTATGAAGGAACCGGTGAAACCGGCCATTCAAAACTGATGAAAATCGACATCAAAACCGGTAAACCTCTTCAGTCTATCGACATGGACGAAAAGTATTTTGGCGAAGGAATTACTCTATTAAACGGTAAAATTTACCAGCTTACTTATCATGCCAAAAAAGGCTTTGTTTACGATCTTGAAACGTTTGCGGTAATCGATAGCTTTACGTACAAATCGGAACAAGGATGGGGTTTGACAAACGATGGTACCAACCTGATTATGAGCGACGGAACCAATATTTTAACCTGGTTGAATCCGGATGATTTTTCAATTGTAAAAACCGTTCAAGTGGCCAATAACCGCGGAAATATGAATGTTCTGAATGAGCTGGAATACATTGACGGAATTATTTACGCCAATATTTATACCACCAACTACATTGTTAAAATTGACTCGAAAACCGGTAAAGTTTTGGAAGAAATAAACCTGGAAGGTTTGATAGATATGTATCATCAGGCAAGCGACCGCATCGATGTGTTAAACGGAATTGCCTACGACGCCAAAAACGACCGCATGTTTGTTACCGGAAAACTGTGGCCCATGTTATTCGATGTAAAGTTTATTGAAAAATAA
- a CDS encoding VanZ family protein: MKIAPYWRLAIWLLIMTYLLFVPASQLPTKPFLQIPNFDKIVHFGMFFILCMLSFRPIKQFTPNFYFWTPLLTFVAAVILEYVQQKISPSRHSDVYDLWANAAGLSFATFFYALFVNKKWLERIF, encoded by the coding sequence ATGAAGATAGCACCCTACTGGAGACTTGCAATTTGGTTATTAATAATGACTTACCTGCTTTTTGTGCCTGCCAGTCAGTTACCAACAAAACCCTTTCTACAAATTCCGAATTTTGACAAAATAGTTCATTTCGGAATGTTTTTTATTCTGTGTATGTTATCTTTTCGTCCGATAAAACAATTCACTCCTAATTTTTATTTCTGGACACCTTTATTGACATTTGTTGCTGCCGTAATACTTGAATACGTTCAGCAAAAAATATCGCCAAGCCGGCACAGCGATGTATACGACCTTTGGGCCAATGCCGCCGGTTTATCGTTTGCCACCTTTTTTTATGCTCTTTTCGTAAATAAAAAGTGGCTGGAACGTATCTTTTAA
- a CDS encoding lactate utilization protein B, with protein sequence MTAHKKIFLKDSKIAFDKKHRKTLNFNISKYDEAVAKGKLRYRNMDLAKHRASYLKKKVVSNLAHYLETFETNAKTNGIDVVWARDGKEAVSEIIKILTENEAKLLVKSKSMISEEIELNENLEKAGFEPVETDLGEFIVQVAGEKPYHILTPAMHKSKEDVAELFHKKFKTPEDSTPTELTKFVRKVLREKFTSAEVGVTGANFLVADVGGVALTENEGNGFMSVAFPKVHIVIAGIEKLIPSIGDLQLMFPLLSALGTGQQVTVYNSLITGPKRDDEANGPEKMVVVLLDNNRTKIAAEPKHVDALKCIRCGACLNACPIYKNVGGYTYNTTYSGPIGSVITPFMKGFKEYNHLSFACTVCGACTDVCPVKIPLHDLLLLNRKIAVDENHGSFAWNKGMKAYEWAFKKRKNLDRVNGKMKNTLLKANKNVLGKQKKFPAFADHSYSKTILNLK encoded by the coding sequence ATGACAGCGCATAAAAAAATATTTCTGAAGGATTCGAAAATTGCTTTTGATAAAAAACACCGGAAGACCTTAAATTTTAATATTTCGAAGTACGACGAAGCCGTTGCCAAGGGTAAACTTCGTTACCGGAATATGGATTTGGCGAAACACCGTGCTTCTTATCTCAAAAAGAAAGTAGTTTCCAATCTTGCACATTATCTCGAAACATTTGAAACAAATGCCAAAACCAATGGAATTGATGTGGTTTGGGCTCGCGATGGCAAAGAAGCTGTTTCTGAAATCATAAAAATTCTGACTGAGAATGAGGCAAAACTTTTGGTAAAAAGTAAGTCGATGATCTCGGAAGAAATTGAATTGAACGAAAACCTGGAGAAAGCTGGTTTTGAACCTGTTGAAACCGATTTGGGAGAATTTATCGTTCAGGTGGCTGGCGAAAAACCTTACCATATTTTAACGCCGGCAATGCACAAATCGAAAGAAGATGTTGCCGAGCTTTTTCATAAAAAGTTTAAAACTCCTGAGGATTCAACACCAACAGAATTAACCAAATTTGTGCGAAAAGTATTGCGCGAAAAATTCACTTCTGCCGAGGTGGGTGTTACGGGTGCTAATTTTTTGGTAGCTGATGTTGGCGGAGTGGCACTTACCGAAAACGAAGGAAACGGATTTATGTCGGTGGCCTTCCCAAAAGTGCATATTGTAATTGCGGGAATTGAAAAACTGATACCGTCGATTGGCGATTTACAGCTGATGTTTCCCTTGCTTTCGGCGTTGGGAACCGGACAACAGGTTACAGTATACAATTCGCTGATAACCGGCCCAAAACGCGATGATGAAGCAAACGGACCAGAAAAAATGGTGGTGGTTTTGCTCGATAATAACCGCACAAAAATAGCCGCCGAACCAAAACATGTCGACGCGCTAAAATGCATACGTTGCGGAGCGTGTTTAAACGCCTGCCCTATTTATAAAAATGTGGGCGGATACACGTACAACACTACTTACAGTGGCCCTATCGGATCGGTAATAACGCCTTTTATGAAAGGCTTTAAAGAATACAATCATTTAAGTTTCGCCTGTACGGTTTGTGGTGCCTGTACCGATGTTTGCCCCGTAAAAATTCCGCTACACGATTTATTGCTTTTAAACCGGAAAATTGCAGTTGATGAAAACCACGGTTCTTTTGCCTGGAACAAGGGAATGAAAGCTTACGAATGGGCATTTAAAAAGCGAAAAAACCTTGACAGGGTGAATGGAAAAATGAAAAACACGCTGTTAAAAGCCAACAAAAATGTATTGGGAAAACAAAAGAAATTTCCTGCTTTTGCAGATCATTCATACAGTAAAACAATTTTAAATTTAAAATAG
- a CDS encoding polysaccharide biosynthesis C-terminal domain-containing protein produces the protein MNPFKKLASDTAIYGVSSIVGRFLNWWLVPYYSFMFLPGEYGVVTNMYAYVAFLLVLLTYGMETSYFRFASKSDDPEKVYSTSMVSLFFTTFSFVLLAAAFRNEIAAWIQYPDHPEYILWFAIILGVDAFTAIPFARLRLKNRPIKFAFIKLVNIGFNIGFNLFFISLCPKILANNSESIISTIYSADIGVGYVFISNLLASLITLVLLLPEIFKISLQFDKKLLKQMLSYGFPILIVGLTGMVNQNIDKVLIPFLVPENQDPMFQLGIYGANYKLAVLMNMFIQAFRYAFEPFFFAREGSKDDPKIYAVVMKYFVIFGLVIFIGMVLFIDVIKVIVDTEYHQGLKVVPIVLMANLFYGMYFTLSLWYKLTDKTRYGAYMALIGATITLVLNLALVPVMGYMGSAIAVFVCFLVMLVISYFLGQRHFPVPYDLKRIGSYFLAAMVIVGIAQFTLDLQVILKYSINLVLALAFIVLVFKWEINELKRFIPFINKS, from the coding sequence TTGAATCCTTTTAAGAAATTAGCAAGCGATACGGCTATTTACGGGGTAAGCAGCATTGTGGGCCGCTTTTTAAACTGGTGGCTAGTCCCCTATTATTCGTTTATGTTTTTGCCCGGCGAATACGGCGTGGTAACCAACATGTACGCATATGTTGCATTCTTATTGGTGTTGCTCACTTACGGAATGGAGACTTCCTATTTCCGTTTCGCCTCAAAAAGTGATGATCCGGAAAAAGTGTATTCCACATCGATGGTATCCTTGTTTTTTACCACTTTTTCGTTTGTGTTGCTGGCAGCAGCTTTTCGAAACGAAATAGCTGCCTGGATTCAATATCCCGATCACCCTGAGTATATTCTGTGGTTTGCCATAATTTTAGGTGTCGATGCGTTTACAGCCATTCCATTTGCACGGCTCCGTTTAAAGAACCGGCCCATAAAATTTGCCTTCATTAAACTGGTAAATATTGGTTTTAATATTGGATTTAACTTGTTCTTTATTTCCTTGTGTCCAAAGATTTTAGCCAATAATTCCGAATCAATAATTTCAACGATTTATTCAGCCGATATCGGTGTTGGTTATGTGTTTATTTCTAATTTACTGGCTTCGCTGATTACGCTTGTTTTACTGCTTCCAGAGATCTTTAAAATCTCATTGCAGTTTGATAAAAAGTTGCTGAAACAAATGTTGAGTTATGGTTTCCCGATTTTGATTGTTGGATTAACTGGAATGGTGAATCAAAATATCGATAAAGTGCTGATTCCGTTTTTGGTGCCTGAGAATCAGGATCCGATGTTTCAGCTCGGTATTTACGGTGCCAACTACAAACTGGCCGTGCTGATGAATATGTTTATTCAGGCGTTCCGTTATGCTTTTGAACCTTTCTTTTTTGCCCGTGAAGGATCAAAAGACGACCCAAAAATATATGCTGTTGTAATGAAATATTTTGTCATTTTTGGGCTGGTTATTTTCATCGGAATGGTGTTATTTATTGATGTCATAAAAGTGATTGTCGATACCGAATATCACCAGGGATTAAAAGTGGTGCCAATCGTGTTAATGGCTAATCTTTTTTATGGCATGTATTTCACGCTGTCGTTGTGGTACAAATTAACCGACAAAACGCGCTACGGCGCTTATATGGCTTTAATTGGCGCCACAATTACATTGGTTTTAAACCTTGCTTTGGTTCCGGTTATGGGTTATATGGGATCGGCAATTGCAGTGTTTGTCTGCTTTTTGGTTATGCTGGTCATCTCCTATTTTCTGGGGCAAAGACATTTTCCGGTGCCGTACGATCTCAAACGAATTGGCAGTTATTTTCTTGCAGCCATGGTTATTGTGGGCATCGCTCAATTTACGCTCGATTTACAGGTAATACTTAAATATTCAATCAATTTAGTTTTAGCCCTGGCTTTTATTGTACTTGTTTTTAAATGGGAAATAAACGAGTTAAAGCGATTTATTCCCTTTATAAATAAGTCGTAA
- a CDS encoding ATP-binding protein, whose protein sequence is MKSKPPNILIIKSVSTELDRVEMFIADIFQYHQFSHKCFNAVFLCISEAVTNSIVHGNKEDHKKKVELNVDCKHHLIQVQITDEGEGFDIEDIPDPTHKENILKETGRGIHIIKSIAQNVSFNRKGNSLRFEIVCK, encoded by the coding sequence GTGAAGAGTAAACCACCTAACATATTGATTATAAAATCAGTTAGTACCGAGCTTGATAGAGTAGAAATGTTTATTGCAGATATTTTTCAATATCATCAATTTTCGCATAAATGTTTTAATGCTGTATTTTTGTGCATTTCTGAAGCGGTTACAAATTCAATTGTACATGGAAATAAGGAGGATCATAAAAAGAAAGTTGAATTAAATGTTGATTGTAAACATCATTTGATTCAGGTACAAATAACTGATGAAGGTGAGGGTTTTGACATTGAAGATATTCCTGACCCAACGCATAAAGAAAATATTCTTAAGGAAACGGGTAGGGGAATACATATTATAAAAAGTATAGCGCAAAATGTAAGTTTTAATAGAAAAGGTAATAGCTTACGATTTGAAATAGTCTGTAAATGA
- a CDS encoding response regulator, giving the protein MDILLVEDNLLNQKVVIFNLRKYNYNVTAVTNGFEAIEKVKQQTFDLVLMDIMLPEMNGYEITEAIRKYEAENEVDNPVPIIAITANTLDNDRERCFSVGMNEYLPKPFTSAQLIEKIRIFIPE; this is encoded by the coding sequence TTGGACATACTACTTGTAGAAGACAACCTATTAAATCAGAAAGTAGTTATATTTAATTTGAGGAAATATAATTACAACGTTACCGCAGTAACAAATGGTTTTGAAGCTATTGAAAAAGTTAAGCAACAAACTTTTGATTTAGTTTTAATGGATATTATGTTGCCCGAAATGAACGGGTACGAAATTACTGAGGCCATACGTAAATATGAAGCCGAAAACGAAGTTGATAACCCCGTTCCTATTATTGCTATTACTGCTAATACTTTAGACAACGACCGCGAACGTTGTTTTAGTGTTGGCATGAACGAATATCTGCCAAAACCCTTCACATCTGCTCAGCTTATTGAAAAAATACGCATCTTTATTCCCGAATAA
- the rpiB gene encoding ribose 5-phosphate isomerase B, whose translation MKNLEGKVIALASDHAGFAKKQVILKFLSDNNIAFKDFGCYTDESVDYPIYAHKMGEAIESGEYEIGITFCGSGQGISIAANKHQGVRSAVCWKEEIAALARQHNNANVCAVPGRFVSDEEAIAIVSTFLNEDFEGGRHARRVDQIPVEK comes from the coding sequence ATGAAGAATTTAGAGGGAAAAGTAATAGCGTTGGCAAGCGATCATGCCGGATTTGCAAAAAAGCAAGTGATTTTAAAATTTTTGAGCGATAATAACATTGCTTTTAAAGATTTTGGATGTTACACCGACGAAAGCGTAGACTACCCTATTTATGCTCATAAAATGGGTGAAGCAATTGAAAGTGGTGAATACGAAATCGGTATCACTTTTTGCGGAAGTGGCCAGGGAATTAGTATTGCTGCGAACAAGCATCAGGGAGTACGTTCAGCGGTTTGCTGGAAAGAAGAAATTGCCGCACTGGCGCGTCAGCACAACAATGCAAATGTGTGTGCAGTGCCCGGTCGTTTTGTAAGCGATGAAGAAGCCATTGCTATTGTTTCAACTTTTCTGAACGAAGATTTTGAAGGCGGACGACACGCCCGAAGAGTTGATCAGATTCCTGTTGAGAAATAA